Part of the Numida meleagris isolate 19003 breed g44 Domestic line chromosome 26, NumMel1.0, whole genome shotgun sequence genome is shown below.
TCTCATACTGAGTGTCACCCTTCATCAGCACTGCCATCCTGGTGTCACCCTTCCTGTCCAAGCCTCTCTGGATGGTGACAGGGCTCTTCCTCATTCCCCATCCAGCTGATAAAACCTCCATCTCTAGCTGACTTTAGGCCAAGTGAAGCAATTCTGAGTTGCTCTGATGAGCTGGTTCTTGCCTTCCCTGCTCTTGTCATGAGCCCCTTCCACCTCTCTGTGTCAGTCTGCTCCCCACATGTGTCCCTCTGCCCTAGGCTCCTCTGTGCTGCGATCCGGCCCCTCAAGCACTTGTATGGCATCAAGATAGAGGTGCTGGGTGCTGAGAACCTGAATCTCAAGGAGCCCTATGTGATAGTTTGCAACCACCAAGCTTCCCTTGACCTCATGGGTATGtgcaggggagaggaggggtTCATCACCATGTGAGCAGCCTTTGGGGTTGGGCTGAGCTCAGGGCTATGGGTGTGCTACAGGGAAAGGGTTGGGGCTCTGTGTTACTGTTGGTGATAGGAACCACAAAGTAGGGGGTGATTGTTTCCTTCCCATCCGTCCTCCAGGCATGGTGGAGGTCATCCCAAAGCGCTGTGTGCCCATTGCCAAGAAGGAGCTCCTGTACATGGGTACCGTGGGCTGGGCCTGCTGGCTCAGCGGCATCATCTTCATCGACCGCCGAAGGACGGGAGATGCCATCGATGTCATCTCCCAGACAGCCAAGACCATACAGCGTGAAAATGTGAGTGGGAGAAACTGATCTGGGAATAAAGGGGGGTTCAGGGAGGACCACAGGTGTCATGGTGGGGAGGTGGTGCCTGGGGTCCGTGCTCACAGCTCTCTCTGTCCTGTGCAGCTCCGAGTATGGATTTTCCCAGAAGGCACCAGGAACCAGAGCAGATCCATGCTGCCCTTCAAGCGTGGGGCGTTTCACCTGGCTGTGCAGGCTCAGGTAAGGCATCAAGTTGGGGTTGTTATCTCCCAAGGCATCCCCTGCCCATAGAACACTCTCTGTCATCCGCCCTTGGCAAAGAGGGATGGAGGATGTTAGGGTCTTCTTGGGTCTGCAGAGCCCAGGGAGGTGACAGGGACCTGGGGCATAGCAGGAACTAGAGTCCTACTGGTGTTAAATGGGGAGGGGTCTGCATGAACCTCCATCTCCTTCAGGTTCCCATTTTTCCGGTTGTGATTTCTCCATACTGGGACTTCTTCAGCTCCAAGGAGAAGAAATTCACCCCTGGTAAGTGGAGGACAAGAAGCCCCATTGCAGAGGCGGTGGGGATGGGGTGCATGAGGGCTGGTGGTCTTTATGAAGGACACTGAGGTGTGTGGAGGCATCCAGCGGTGGAGGACGTTGGTAGGATGACCTGGCCTCTCCTCTCCATTTCCAGGGATGTTCACCATCCGAGTTCTCCCCAGGATAGAAACCCGTGGCCTGAGCCCGAAGGATGTCCCAGAGCTGACAGAGACTGTCCGCAACATCATGGTCGATGTCTTCTCTGAGATGTCTGCAAATCACTGCAGGGATCAGTGTGCGGagcttcctctgctcccacGCACTGGGGCCACCAAGGGGACTGACTGCACGTGGCATGAGGAGGATGCAAATGGGACCAATGATTAGGCAGAGCtcatggggacaccagggggGTTGGGTACCAGGTACCAGGTAGAGcttgctgcttccttctccatctcttGTGGTGTTGTTCATCCATGGGCTCGTTGCCCAGGGTCCTACTGATTGTGCTGTCCTCATGCATGCAGACATGAGGAGGTGTCCAGAACATGTGGTGAGCCTGTGGGGACTggagggatgtggggagggggaaattGCTACATGAAAAGAGCTTCCTCAATGCAGACTGATGAGATAAGGgtgcaaaattaaaaagttcACAGCTGTTGTTTGTGCACAGTGCCATGCCTGAGCCTGGGGGATGAGGGCAGGTGGGGATGGCCATGCTGCACGTGGAGCATCTCTGAAGATAATGGGCAAACCGTGGCCAAGAAGGTGCATAGTGCTTTGGTTCATCGTTGCTGCTCTTGGAAATGTCtggaagaaattctgaaaaacagcagaaattttcTATTCTGCTGGGCAGCACTATTAGCAATGGTGGGTCAGAGCTCTCCAGGTCAGTAACCATCATGTAGAGATGGTCAGTGGCAGAGGGCACATGGAGGACCTTATTTTCCCAGGGCTGCCACATGCCTGCTGCTATGGGTTGTGCTCGGCTGCTGAGAGCCTGGAACCCACCTGGGGGTGGACTGGGTGGCTAAACACTGTCCCAGCTGGAGACCTCGCTGGGTTTTGCTCGCTCCACCAGGGAGGAAAGGGTGAACGGGAGAGGAGGAAGACTCAATATGAGGGCTTGAAGCTCGCCTTGCCTCCATGTTCTTCCCCCACATATGGGGTCCAGAGCAGCCCTgacctgcctgctgctctgcgtCCTGCACCTCattgctggagcagctgcatgGCCATAAGACCTCTTCGTGTCAGTCTGTCCATGCTGGGTGGGATGGTGGGTGGTCTTAGcttgctgctggtgctcaggGTCCGTCCTCATCATGAGTGTGGTTGCCTGGTTTGGGTGGAGGTGCTTGGGAGTGTGTGTTGTCCCTGTGAGGACAGAGGGATTAGTGCCTGTGGATGCTGAGCATTGGGTTTTGGTGAGGGTCCCTGCCCACCTCCACTGTCAAAGTGTCTTCTGCCTAGAAGCTTCATGGTGATGTTCCCCTATGTGATCTACTACTCGCATGGGGGCAAGATGCACATCCATCTTGTGGACCTGGATGAGCCAGTGCGCGTCACCCTCAGCCTGAAGAGCAGCCATGGCATCCCCAGCATCACCCTGAAGGAGATGAGTAGCAGGAGCCTCCAGCTGGACTGGCCTCTCTTCCCCAACGTGGGTGACCCCAAGAAGGGATGTCCCCCCCCTTAGGTCCCTCCATGGGGTGGGGACACAGGCTGTCCTGGGTGGGCAATGACTTGAAGAGCAGAGGGACACAGGGTACGTACAAAGAGCTTGTGAACTCTCCCCCATCATCTTCCCATGCACATTGGTCCCTGCTCCATGCAGGGACAAGGGGAAGGTGATGATGGTGCCCAATTCCACCATAAAGTCTTTGCACCCATTTCTTTGGTTTGCCTGAGGCAGGTTACTACCCCAACTGAGGAGGATGTGTATGTGCACATCACCATCCGAGGAGGTTCCCTGAAGGTCTCCAGGTGTAGGAAGGTCCTCCTGAAAGCCCCAGGTCTGTGGACTATGATACAGACAGACAGGACTGCCTACAAGCCTGGACAAACCAGTGAGGATCAGGAGCTGTGGGAAGATGTCACGGACTCCTGGCATGAGATCCCCAGCTGGGTTCCCAGGTTGggccccagccccatagcactCACTCCTGCTCTGGGATTTGCTCTTTCCGGTGAAGTTTCGAATTCTCTGTTTGGATGAAGACTTCATGCCCTGTGACAGAAAGGTGAGATGGGATCAGGGTGCAGGGGGGTGTGGAGGCAATAGGGTCTCCATGCACCAAACAGGTGGGGTCCCAACAGTAGTGTCACCATGAGGGTGGAGGGGATGAGTGCAGGGAGATGGGCGAAATCGTGGGTTGGGCTTCTCGTGCTTTGGTGCTGAATGCTGATGTCTACCTTTCTGTTTTTGCAGCTTCCCTCAGTGACTGTGCATGTGAGTGAGTCCTCACCTTGTGCCATTCCATatgtgtgtgctgctggggaccATGTACAGCAACAGGGAGGACATCCCTGCTTCAGGGAAGTCACAAAGAGGGACAAAAAGAGCATGAATTCCTTGTTCAC
Proteins encoded:
- the LOC110388592 gene encoding 1-acyl-sn-glycerol-3-phosphate acyltransferase alpha-like isoform X1, which encodes MVPRVLGREMMCPAKCTILERGCAIRPTSLCMGQLLPWTSPERPHTALLIHRLHLPCSWCPCSPPQLWGRRLSSPASPHPSGMMDVTLLHGLLLLLLLPVLLFRHSATFRYFCKVTFFNIWILTMATFISPFAAIRGRCVENMKLLCAAIRPLKHLYGIKIEVLGAENLNLKEPYVIVCNHQASLDLMGMVEVIPKRCVPIAKKELLYMGTVGWACWLSGIIFIDRRRTGDAIDVISQTAKTIQRENLRVWIFPEGTRNQSRSMLPFKRGAFHLAVQAQVPIFPVVISPYWDFFSSKEKKFTPGMFTIRVLPRIETRGLSPKDVPELTETVRNIMVDVFSEMSANHCRDQCAELPLLPRTGATKGTDCTWHEEDANGTND
- the LOC110388592 gene encoding 1-acyl-sn-glycerol-3-phosphate acyltransferase alpha-like isoform X2, with the translated sequence MGQLLPWTSPERPHTALLIHRLHLPCSWCPCSPPQLWGRRLSSPASPHPSGMMDVTLLHGLLLLLLLPVLLFRHSATFRYFCKVTFFNIWILTMATFISPFAAIRGRCVENMKLLCAAIRPLKHLYGIKIEVLGAENLNLKEPYVIVCNHQASLDLMGMVEVIPKRCVPIAKKELLYMGTVGWACWLSGIIFIDRRRTGDAIDVISQTAKTIQRENLRVWIFPEGTRNQSRSMLPFKRGAFHLAVQAQVPIFPVVISPYWDFFSSKEKKFTPGMFTIRVLPRIETRGLSPKDVPELTETVRNIMVDVFSEMSANHCRDQCAELPLLPRTGATKGTDCTWHEEDANGTND